A genomic stretch from Candidatus Cloacimonas sp. includes:
- a CDS encoding KH domain-containing protein: MKELIEFIVKALVDDPSEVNITEITGDKITLYELRVSKSDIGKVIGKRGRTASAIRTIINAVSTKQGKRAELEIIE; this comes from the coding sequence ATGAAAGAACTGATTGAATTCATAGTTAAAGCTCTGGTTGATGATCCTTCGGAAGTGAATATTACCGAGATCACTGGCGACAAAATAACCCTTTATGAGCTCAGAGTTTCCAAATCGGATATTGGCAAAGTAATTGGTAAACGGGGAAGAACCGCAAGTGCCATCAGAACTATCATTAATGCAGTTTCTACAAAACAGGGGAAGCGTGCCGAGCTCGAAATAATCGAGTAA
- a CDS encoding UDP-glucose/GDP-mannose dehydrogenase family protein: MKIAVIGSGYVGLTTGACFAEMGNTVISVDKDETKINLLKEGKVPIYEPGLDEMIHRNMAANRLKFTVELKQAVEESQIIFIAVGTPPGEDGSADLQYVISAAEEIAAEINEPKIIVNKSTVPIGTADLVKSKIQEVLNARGVTIKFTVVSNPEFLKEGAAIDDFMSPDRVVIGTDNYEAGEIMRTLYEPFCRTNDRVLIMNIRSAEMSKYAANAFLATKISFINEISRLCDAYNADVSEVRNGMCSDSRIGYKFIFPGVGYGGSCFPKDIKALIYMSQKIGYDPLILQAVEKVNADQKKVLVEKVIAHFGNDLSGKTFAIWGLAFKPQTDDMREAPSIVIINELISLGATIKAYDPVAMPEAKKIFGNNNAVTLCADEYETLKDADAMLLITEWHQFRYPDLDRMSKIMRTKVIFDGRNQYNPKAVKESGFHYYGIGRQ, translated from the coding sequence ATGAAAATAGCGGTTATAGGTAGTGGCTATGTAGGACTAACTACTGGCGCTTGTTTTGCCGAAATGGGCAACACAGTTATCAGCGTCGATAAGGACGAAACCAAAATAAACCTGCTTAAAGAAGGGAAAGTTCCTATTTATGAGCCAGGTTTGGATGAAATGATCCATCGCAATATGGCTGCTAACCGACTGAAGTTTACGGTAGAACTAAAACAAGCGGTGGAAGAATCACAAATTATTTTTATTGCAGTCGGAACTCCTCCCGGAGAGGATGGTTCAGCAGATTTACAATATGTTATTTCTGCAGCGGAAGAAATAGCTGCTGAAATCAATGAACCCAAAATAATTGTGAATAAATCCACAGTACCGATTGGAACTGCTGATCTGGTGAAAAGTAAAATTCAGGAAGTGCTTAATGCGCGCGGGGTAACGATTAAATTTACCGTTGTTTCCAATCCTGAATTCTTAAAAGAGGGAGCTGCCATAGATGATTTTATGAGCCCGGACAGAGTAGTAATAGGCACAGATAATTATGAAGCGGGTGAAATTATGCGAACTCTTTATGAACCCTTTTGCAGAACCAATGACCGCGTTTTGATTATGAACATTCGTTCCGCGGAGATGTCAAAATATGCCGCAAATGCTTTTCTGGCGACAAAAATATCTTTCATCAACGAAATTTCGCGTCTTTGTGATGCTTACAATGCTGATGTTTCGGAAGTTCGCAATGGAATGTGCAGCGATTCTCGCATTGGCTATAAATTTATTTTTCCAGGAGTTGGTTATGGAGGTAGTTGTTTTCCCAAAGATATTAAAGCGCTAATTTATATGTCACAAAAGATTGGCTACGATCCGCTTATTTTACAGGCAGTGGAAAAAGTTAATGCCGATCAGAAAAAAGTTTTGGTGGAGAAAGTAATTGCTCACTTTGGCAATGATCTGTCCGGTAAGACCTTTGCTATATGGGGTTTGGCTTTTAAACCGCAAACGGATGATATGCGGGAAGCACCTTCCATTGTTATCATCAATGAACTGATCTCTTTGGGGGCAACAATTAAGGCATACGATCCAGTGGCAATGCCGGAGGCCAAAAAAATATTTGGCAATAATAATGCCGTAACCCTGTGTGCAGATGAATATGAAACTCTCAAAGATGCTGACGCTATGTTACTTATAACTGAATGGCATCAATTTCGCTATCCCGATTTGGATAGGATGAGCAAAATAATGCGCACTAAAGTTATATTTGATGGACGCAATCAATACAATCCCAAAGCAGTGAAAGAATCGGGTTTTCACTATTATGGAATTGGAAGACAATAA
- the rplS gene encoding 50S ribosomal protein L19, which yields MDILQQIGRDQIRTDLPDYRVGDTVKVHYKIKEGNKERIQVFQGIVIQKKGAGVSKTFTVRKVSSGVGVERIFPQNSPNIDKLEIVRHGQVRRAKLFYLRSAQGKASRIKERRRFTV from the coding sequence ATGGATATTCTGCAACAAATTGGCAGAGACCAAATCAGAACTGACTTACCGGATTATCGTGTTGGCGATACCGTGAAGGTCCATTATAAAATTAAAGAAGGTAACAAGGAACGCATCCAAGTTTTTCAAGGCATCGTCATTCAAAAGAAAGGTGCCGGTGTTTCCAAAACATTTACGGTGCGTAAGGTTTCCAGTGGTGTTGGGGTGGAGAGAATATTTCCCCAAAATTCACCTAATATTGATAAACTTGAAATCGTTAGACACGGACAGGTGCGAAGAGCTAAGTTGTTTTATCTTAGAAGCGCTCAAGGTAAAGCAAGTAGAATCAAAGAAAGAAGAAGATTCACTGTATAG
- the rpsP gene encoding 30S ribosomal protein S16, whose product MVKLRLRRMGTINQPFYRVVAVDSRAKRDGKYIECVGWYDPKPDPSKINIDTERAIYWLNVGAQPSDTVNSLLRKAGVLQIWHERKLKKNQITAEAE is encoded by the coding sequence ATGGTAAAACTTAGATTAAGAAGGATGGGGACAATTAATCAACCCTTCTATCGTGTCGTTGCAGTTGATTCAAGGGCAAAACGAGATGGAAAATATATAGAATGTGTGGGTTGGTATGATCCTAAACCCGATCCTTCCAAAATAAACATAGATACCGAACGTGCCATTTATTGGCTAAATGTAGGTGCACAACCTTCAGATACCGTAAATTCCTTATTAAGAAAAGCCGGTGTTTTGCAAATTTGGCACGAAAGGAAACTAAAAAAGAACCAGATTACTGCGGAAGCAGAATAA
- a CDS encoding NAD-dependent epimerase/dehydratase family protein: protein MKILITGGAGFIGSNVADAYLAAGHKVLIVDNLATGNRRNINPKAIFYEADICEESLSAIFAKEKPDIVNHHAAQISVPLSIENPLFDVKTNVLGWVNVLQNCVNYAVKKVIYISSGGAIYGEAQEYPTTENYAPKPLSMYAIDKKAGEDYLYFYHHQYGLAYTVLRYANVYGPRQISCGEAGVVSLFTEKLLQREIPTVYRYDDEPEGMIRDYVFVGDVVKANLLALEKGDSEAFNISTCLETTTNKLYHEIARQLDINEEPNYGSARKGDLHRSLLSYNKAKNILGWKPETNLSEGISAVIKYFKELK, encoded by the coding sequence ATGAAAATATTGATCACGGGTGGGGCTGGTTTCATTGGTTCCAATGTAGCAGATGCTTATCTTGCGGCAGGTCATAAGGTTTTAATAGTAGATAATTTGGCTACAGGAAATAGGCGCAATATTAATCCTAAAGCAATTTTTTACGAAGCCGACATTTGTGAAGAGTCATTAAGCGCAATCTTTGCCAAAGAAAAACCCGATATCGTAAATCATCATGCTGCCCAGATTAGTGTTCCTCTCTCTATAGAAAACCCACTTTTTGATGTAAAGACCAATGTTTTGGGCTGGGTAAATGTTCTCCAGAATTGTGTTAACTATGCTGTGAAGAAAGTAATATATATATCTTCCGGAGGAGCTATTTATGGTGAGGCACAAGAATATCCCACTACTGAAAATTATGCTCCAAAGCCGCTCTCTATGTATGCCATAGATAAAAAAGCGGGAGAGGACTATCTCTATTTTTACCATCACCAATATGGACTTGCCTACACGGTTTTACGCTATGCCAATGTTTATGGACCACGGCAAATTTCTTGTGGAGAAGCAGGTGTCGTTTCACTGTTTACTGAAAAACTACTGCAAAGAGAAATTCCTACCGTATATCGTTATGACGATGAACCGGAAGGTATGATCAGGGACTATGTTTTTGTAGGAGATGTAGTTAAGGCAAATTTGCTGGCTTTGGAGAAGGGCGATAGTGAAGCATTTAACATCAGTACCTGTTTAGAAACCACTACCAACAAATTATATCACGAAATTGCCCGTCAATTAGACATTAACGAAGAACCGAACTATGGTTCTGCCCGCAAAGGGGATTTGCATCGTTCCTTGCTTTCGTATAATAAAGCCAAAAATATCTTGGGCTGGAAACCCGAAACGAATCTTAGTGAAGGAATTTCAGCAGTGATAAAATATTTCAAGGAGTTGAAATGA
- a CDS encoding holo-ACP synthase, with protein MIIGIGCDIIEVNRIKHSQENNSSFNDKLFTPAEIAYCSQKANSHQSFAARFAAKEAVMKALKTGWSEKVSWLNIEVVVSDKGFPSIVLSGGAKELAETLKVNNIQLSLSHEKDYALAFVILESI; from the coding sequence ATGATTATTGGAATTGGTTGTGATATTATAGAAGTAAACAGAATTAAGCATTCTCAGGAAAATAATTCCAGTTTTAACGATAAATTATTTACTCCCGCAGAAATTGCATACTGTTCTCAGAAAGCCAATTCTCATCAATCATTCGCTGCCAGATTCGCCGCCAAAGAAGCTGTAATGAAAGCCCTAAAAACCGGTTGGAGTGAAAAAGTTAGTTGGCTTAACATAGAAGTTGTGGTTTCCGACAAGGGATTTCCTTCCATTGTTTTATCAGGGGGAGCGAAAGAACTGGCAGAAACATTGAAGGTTAATAATATTCAGCTCAGTTTGTCTCATGAAAAGGATTATGCCCTGGCTTTTGTTATTTTGGAAAGCATTTGA
- a CDS encoding transcription termination/antitermination NusG family protein, with translation MATHKPVYVDELYGELQLFMDERKWVVVHTKPRCEKKLADYAKRHQITYYLPQYTDKRIYQRRKVAVDKILFSSYVFVGVDFAGKQDLQISGYTTSFINVFAQKELVDELRAIYYGREKKVDMKPGLWLDKGLEVEIVNGPLKGVRGIVEDQSKLDNVRLQVNILKQAVLVKVKTEDVKIIGEYEIVEVDE, from the coding sequence ATGGCTACGCATAAACCCGTTTATGTAGATGAATTATACGGTGAACTTCAGCTTTTTATGGATGAACGCAAGTGGGTTGTAGTTCATACTAAACCGCGCTGTGAGAAAAAATTAGCCGATTATGCCAAACGCCATCAGATAACATATTATTTACCTCAATATACTGATAAACGAATCTATCAGAGACGCAAGGTTGCAGTGGATAAGATTCTTTTTTCCTCTTATGTGTTTGTTGGGGTTGACTTTGCAGGTAAACAAGATTTGCAAATTTCGGGTTATACAACCAGTTTTATAAATGTGTTTGCGCAAAAAGAACTGGTGGATGAATTACGAGCAATCTATTATGGCAGAGAGAAAAAAGTGGATATGAAACCTGGGCTTTGGTTAGATAAGGGCTTGGAAGTAGAAATCGTAAATGGACCCTTAAAAGGCGTAAGAGGCATAGTGGAAGATCAATCCAAACTGGATAATGTGCGTTTGCAAGTAAATATCTTAAAGCAAGCAGTGTTAGTTAAAGTTAAAACGGAAGATGTAAAAATAATTGGTGAATATGAAATTGTGGAGGTTGACGAATGA
- a CDS encoding methylated-DNA--[protein]-cysteine S-methyltransferase — protein MDTRMFYKSPDGFFNLVIEIFEETIIGISFIVEQNVSKPSTSLEREIAQQLDSYFAGENKEFDLPFFATGTVFQLMVWEEVMKIPYGTTITYSELAAKIEKPKAARAVGRALHQNPIPILIPCHRVIGSDSCLKGYGGGLDKKEKLLNLERSVIL, from the coding sequence ATGGATACCAGAATGTTTTATAAAAGTCCGGATGGTTTTTTTAATCTGGTAATAGAAATTTTTGAGGAGACAATAATAGGCATCAGTTTTATTGTAGAGCAAAATGTTAGCAAACCTTCCACCTCCTTGGAGAGGGAAATAGCCCAGCAATTAGATTCCTATTTTGCCGGCGAAAACAAAGAGTTTGATTTACCTTTTTTTGCCACAGGGACAGTTTTTCAGCTTATGGTTTGGGAGGAAGTAATGAAAATACCCTACGGAACTACCATAACTTATTCAGAATTAGCTGCAAAAATTGAAAAACCGAAAGCTGCCAGAGCAGTAGGCAGAGCTTTACATCAAAATCCCATTCCTATTCTTATTCCCTGTCATCGCGTCATCGGATCCGACAGTTGTTTAAAAGGATATGGGGGAGGGCTGGATAAAAAAGAAAAGTTGCTAAATCTGGAAAGGAGCGTTATATTATGA
- the trmD gene encoding tRNA (guanosine(37)-N1)-methyltransferase TrmD, translating to MIFEVLTLFPDFFSGFVTSSIIARAVENKLLQVRFTDFRQFSEDKHHKVDDYAYGGFPGMVIQIPPIYNALQELLKEGNAPVVYFTPQGRTLNQHILKSYSAYERIILLCGHYKEIDQRVRDLCVADEISIGDYVLSGGEIAAEVFIDGISRLLPGVLSDIESANSDSFSVEGLGFPCYTRPENYMGLNIPDVLLSGDHQKIKKWAKEKGKQLTNTRRPDLNK from the coding sequence ATGATCTTTGAAGTGCTCACCCTTTTCCCAGATTTTTTTTCCGGTTTTGTAACCAGCAGCATTATTGCGAGAGCCGTGGAGAATAAACTTTTGCAGGTGCGATTCACGGATTTTCGCCAATTTTCGGAAGATAAACATCACAAAGTAGATGATTATGCTTATGGTGGTTTTCCCGGTATGGTTATTCAAATCCCACCAATTTATAATGCCTTGCAGGAATTACTAAAAGAAGGAAATGCTCCGGTAGTGTATTTTACTCCGCAAGGGAGAACATTGAATCAACATATTTTAAAAAGCTATTCAGCTTATGAGCGCATAATCCTTCTTTGCGGTCACTATAAAGAAATTGACCAGAGAGTGCGCGATCTTTGTGTTGCGGATGAAATTTCCATAGGTGACTATGTTTTGAGCGGAGGCGAAATTGCCGCTGAAGTTTTTATAGACGGAATAAGCAGATTGCTGCCCGGTGTGCTGAGTGATATTGAAAGTGCCAATAGTGATTCTTTCAGTGTAGAAGGTCTTGGCTTTCCTTGTTATACCAGACCTGAAAATTATATGGGATTAAACATTCCAGATGTTTTACTCAGTGGCGATCATCAAAAAATCAAAAAGTGGGCAAAGGAAAAGGGAAAACAGTTAACCAATACTCGCAGACCAGATTTGAACAAATAG